The following proteins are encoded in a genomic region of Nicotiana sylvestris chromosome 4, ASM39365v2, whole genome shotgun sequence:
- the LOC138889435 gene encoding secreted RxLR effector protein 161-like, whose product MEGSKIIDTPIATATRLDMVEPGSSMDETMYRGIIGSLLYFTVSIPNIVFSVGLCARFQSNPKESHLKTVKRILRYLKGTQDLVLYYPLGDNFDLIGYVDSDYTGYLVDRKSTSGMQLEDFGVFSECMPLLCDNTSALNMAKNPVQHKRAKYIDV is encoded by the exons ATGGAAGGATCAAAAATCATTGATACTCCTATTGCCACAGCTACTCGTCTGGACATGGTTGAACCTGGTTCCTCTATGGATGAGACCATGTATAGAGGTATCATAGGATCACTCCTGTATTTCACAGTAAGCATACCAAATATTGTTTTTAGTGTGGGTCTTTGTGCTAGGTTTCAAtctaatccaaaggaatctcatttgAAGACAGTCAAGAGAAtcctgagatatctcaaagggacACAGGACTTGGTTCTCTACTATCCCTTAGGAGACAATTTTGATTTAATTGGGTATGTAGATTCTGACTACACTGGGTATCtagtggataggaaaagcacttCTGGCATG CAGCTGGAAGATTTTGGTGTGTTCTCTGAGTGCATGCCCTTACTATGTGATAATACCAGTGCTCTtaacatggccaagaatccagttcaacataagAGAGCAAAGTACATTGACGTGTGA